From the genome of Chloroflexota bacterium:
CCGCCACCTGGATGGTCACGAAGGCGGGGCGTGAATCGCCCTCTTCCTGCCGATGGCCCGGCAGTACGTCGGCTCGCAGGGTGATCCGGCCGCCGGGCGGCGTGTACTTGATCGCGTTGTCCAGCAGATTGCGCACCGCCATGCTGATGGCGTCGACGTGGGCGGCGACAGGGGGGAGATGGGGGGGCACCTCCACTTGCAGGCGCAGCTCGGCCTCCTGGGCCAGTGGGCCGATCTCGTCGGCTAGCTCGTACAGGACCGGGGCCAGGTCCAGCGCCGTGCGCGGGAGCTCCTGGACCTCGTCCAGCCGGGAGAGCATCAACAGGTGCTCGACCACTCGCTGCAAATGCGCTACCTCCCCCTCCAATTGGCGCAGGTAGCGGCGGGCGAACTCCGGCCGCTCCTCAAGGTAGCGCTGGAGCATCTCGATCCGGAGGCGGATGCTGGTGAGGGGGGAGCGCAGCTCGTGGGCGGCGTTCGCCACGAACGCCTGCTGGCATACGAGCATCTCCCGCACCTGTTCCGCCATCCGGTTGAAGGCCCGCCCCAGTCGCTTCAGTTCGTCCGGGCCGGAAGGCTCCACCTGCTGCTCCAGGTCGCCGGAAGCCACGGCCTCCGTCACCACAGTTAACCTCCGGACCGGCTCCACGATCTGGCGGGCGAACCAGACGCTGGCCAGCACGACCACGGCCAGGACGACGCCGCCTGCCCCCAGCAGGCTGAGCCATGTGCGTCGCATCTCGGCGTACAGCGGCCCCATGGGCACGGACAGCTGCACGATGCCCTCGACCTCGTTCCGCTCCCGCATGATCGGGGCCGCCACGAATAGCCGCTCCTCGCCCGTCCACTCGTCCTGGCGGATGTCGTGTTGCTCCAACCCCTGGCGCGCGGCCGCGATCTCCGGGTGTTCACGCTCGAAGTGCATGGGGATCGCCTCGTCGGAGCTGAAGACCACCCGCAGGTCGGTATCGATCACGGTCACGCGGGCGGCCGCGCTCTGCGCGTACGAGTAGACGAGGACATCCAGCGGTCGCCCGTCCGGCCTCTCTCCCTCATACCACGCCTCGATGGGATCGTGAAGGGCGTTCGCGACGACCAGGGCCTGGAGCTCCAGCTCATGTTCGGCCTGCTCCACGATGGCCCCCTGGAGGCGGATGCCCGTCCAGACGAGCAGCCCCCCCAGGCCCAGGATCGTCAGGGCCAGATAGGTGAGCAGGAGGCGGCCTTGCAGACTACGCGGGACTATCCGACGGTACATGTGGGTCCACCAATCGATAACCGTAACCTCGCACGGTCTGAATATAACGCGGCGCCGAGGGGTCGTCTTCCAGCTTCTCCCTCAGCCAGCGGATATGCACATCCAAAGTTCGGGAATCCCCGATCCAGTCGGGCCCCCACACCCGATCCAACAGATCCTGACGGGAGACCGCCTGCCCCACGCGCTCCATCAGCGCGTGCAGCAGATCGAACTCCCGTTGGCGCAGCTCCACCAGATGACCGGCCCGCCACACCTGCCGCGCCATGCGATCCAGCACGATCTCTCCCACCACGATGCGATCGCCGGCTGCGGACTCCTGTCCCCGGTCCAGCTCCCGGCGACGCAGGGTGGCGCGCACCCGGGCCACCAGCTCCCGGAAGCTGAACGGCTTGACGATGTAGTCGTCCGCCCCCAGCTCCAGCCCCATCACCCGATCCATCTCCTGCCCGCGCGCCGTGAGCATGATGATAGGCACGGCCGACTCGTCGCGCAGGGTCCTGCAGATCGTGAACCCATTGATGTCGGGCAGCACCACGTCCAGGAGGATGATGTCCGGCTGCTCGGAGCGGGCGAGCGCGATGCCCTGCCGGCCGTTCGCGGCGTGGAGCACTCGAAACCCCTCCTCCCGCAGGCCGAAGACCAGGGGCTCGGCGATGTTCTCATCGTCCTCGATCAGCAGCACCGTTGCGATGACGTCGGTATCCCCCATCTCCTGACCGCTTACCTCCTCAAGGGGTCGCATCCAGGGCCGGCGAGGCTATCCCTGGCCGGGGTGGAGGTGCCCGGGGATGCGCCACCAGGAGTATACACAGAGCCGGCGGATGGCACAACGTGTCCCATCCGGCCCGGCTCCATCCCCCTCACACGATCACCTTCCGGCCAGCGCCACGCCGATGCCGTACACGTAGACCAGCTGCCCGCCGTAGTGTCCCGCCAGGATCAGCAGGATTGCGCCTACGGCTGCCCCCGCGAAGTACACGACCACGGCTGCCCTGGGCACGCGCTCCGCGCGGGAGATGATCGCCTCCAGGAGCCCTTCTCGCCCGCTTGCCTCGGGCGATGGCTCGCGGAGGAACTGCCACACCTGCCATACCCCGATCGCCAGCCGCATCGCCAGCAGGAGACCGAACACGACGACCACGGCCTCGGCCAGCGTGGCGTGGCGCTGGGCGATCGCCTGCGCCTCCGGGGATCGCAGGAGGAACGCCTGCATCCCCTCCAGGCTCTCCTCTCCTGTCTCCTCCGCCAGCAGAGCGGCCGCCACGCCTCCCGCCAGGGAGAGTAGCTCCGCCCATCGCAGCCGGCGAAGGGGCGGCCACAGCGCCGCCACGCCGAAGACGATCGACATGAGCAGCAGCACGATGGGGAAGTGCACGATCAGTGGATGAATGGGTGTATTCAACAACTCCGACATCGCAACATCACCTCACACGCCTGGGTCAACTCGATGGGAATACGCTATTTGCAAAGCTTCTGCACGCTGACATCATCGATGAAGAAGCTGGTCGGGTTCGTGTCGTCCGTCTGGGCCCGGAAGCTCAGCTGGAGCTTCTCGCCGGCGTAGCCGCTCACGGAGAAGGTGCTCTGCTGCCACTCGGTGCTGAGATCTCCGTCCGTCAGCACCTCCAGCGTGCGCAACGGGTTTCCCGCCGCGTCCCGGATCTGCACCTGCAGCGTATCGAACGGGTGGCTCGTCTCGAAGGTATCCACCCGCCACCAGTAGCTCACCCGGATGCCCGCTCCGTCGGAGGGCACGGTGAAGGCCTGCCAGAGGCTCTCCTGCACCCGGTTGTCCCCTCCCATCCACGCCTTCCAGTCGCCGCCATGGGCGGGCGGAACGGGCGTGTCGTCCAGGATATCGCTGAAGACATTGCTCTGCACCTGCCAGACGGCGCTCGGCGTCCCGGCCTCGAAGCCGCCGTCCCGGATGAGCTCCTCGGGTGTGCAGCGCTGCGAGGCGTTGGAGCCCGAGATGTACGGCAGGTAGAGGACCCCCGTCCCGGTCGACCCGGCCTGGGGGGCCTCCGCCAACCCGCTCGCTTGGCTCCATGTGGGCAACAGCGCCCCTATCCCCAGCCAGATCCCCAACAGCAAAACCGTCGCTTTTCTCATGGATCACCTCTCCAAAAGTCGTGGGCAGAAAGTGGCCGAAGGGCAGTCGCCCTGACCGCTCCTTCGGCCACGTTGCTCGGGTCGATACCCGCTTCCCCTAGCGCTTGACCTCGATCTTGTACGCCGTGACCGAGCCGTCGGCCTGCTGAGCGCCCTTCACCTCGACCAGGGAGCCCATGCGCACCTGACCGTGCTCCATCTCGATGCGGGTGCTGGCGGAGACACGCACGATCCGCCCGTTGACCACCCAGTCGCCGATCAGGCCGCTGGCCGGCAGGTCCTCGACCACGCCGTAGAACTTGACGAACCCCATGCTCCCGCCGCCGACATGGCCGGTGGACTTCACCTCGATCTTCACGGCGTTCATGGAGCCATCGCTCTGCAGCCGGCCCTCGACCTCGATGTAGGCGCCCACCTGCACCGAGCCCCGTCGGGCCTCGATCCGGGTGGTGTTGCTCACCCGAACCAGCCGTCCGCTGACGATCCAGTCGCCCGTCA
Proteins encoded in this window:
- a CDS encoding HAMP domain-containing protein, with translation MYRRIVPRSLQGRLLLTYLALTILGLGGLLVWTGIRLQGAIVEQAEHELELQALVVANALHDPIEAWYEGERPDGRPLDVLVYSYAQSAAARVTVIDTDLRVVFSSDEAIPMHFEREHPEIAAARQGLEQHDIRQDEWTGEERLFVAAPIMRERNEVEGIVQLSVPMGPLYAEMRRTWLSLLGAGGVVLAVVVLASVWFARQIVEPVRRLTVVTEAVASGDLEQQVEPSGPDELKRLGRAFNRMAEQVREMLVCQQAFVANAAHELRSPLTSIRLRIEMLQRYLEERPEFARRYLRQLEGEVAHLQRVVEHLLMLSRLDEVQELPRTALDLAPVLYELADEIGPLAQEAELRLQVEVPPHLPPVAAHVDAISMAVRNLLDNAIKYTPPGGRITLRADVLPGHRQEEGDSRPAFVTIQVADTGPGIPAEHLPHIFDRFYRVDEMRPRQPRGAGLGLSLARSVVEAHGGHIDVESEEGNGTVFTVRLPVANT
- a CDS encoding response regulator transcription factor, translated to MATVLLIEDDENIAEPLVFGLREEGFRVLHAANGRQGIALARSEQPDIILLDVVLPDINGFTICRTLRDESAVPIIMLTARGQEMDRVMGLELGADDYIVKPFSFRELVARVRATLRRRELDRGQESAAGDRIVVGEIVLDRMARQVWRAGHLVELRQREFDLLHALMERVGQAVSRQDLLDRVWGPDWIGDSRTLDVHIRWLREKLEDDPSAPRYIQTVRGYGYRLVDPHVPSDSPA